The proteins below come from a single uncultured Dethiosulfovibrio sp. genomic window:
- the tal gene encoding transaldolase, whose translation MMDLSVLWKASELGQSIWCDFISRDLIDSDGLLDMVSQGVRGVTSNPAIFKKSIGEGQEYDGPISAFSRAGLSTEEIYEELVLDDVGRAADVLLPVFQTTGGLDGYVSLEVDPRLADDRDGTVEQAVRLKKLLGRPNVMIKIPATEAGIAAIEEATSLGISVNATLIFSLNQSRKVNHAYIGGLEKRLARGEDVSSVRSVASLFVSRLDSALDPVLEAKGLGNMVTCSGVDNARLAYAGWREVFSSSRWGALSDKGACPQRMLWASTGTKSESYRDTFYVEELMGPYTVNTVPPATMRAFMDHGVVEDRIGRDLDGAASRREGMADSGIDLEQVTSSLMEQGVSAFVSAFDDLMGAIKTKASLS comes from the coding sequence ATGATGGATTTGAGCGTACTTTGGAAGGCCTCAGAACTGGGGCAAAGCATATGGTGTGATTTTATCAGCAGGGATCTTATCGACTCCGATGGGCTTTTGGATATGGTCTCCCAGGGGGTTCGAGGAGTGACCTCCAATCCTGCTATATTCAAGAAGTCCATAGGGGAGGGCCAGGAGTACGACGGTCCTATCTCAGCCTTCTCAAGAGCCGGTCTGTCGACGGAGGAGATATACGAGGAACTGGTCCTGGACGATGTAGGCAGGGCCGCCGATGTCCTTCTACCGGTTTTCCAGACAACCGGTGGCCTAGACGGGTACGTCAGTCTCGAGGTCGATCCCCGTCTAGCTGACGATAGGGACGGCACGGTGGAACAGGCGGTCAGGTTGAAGAAGCTTCTAGGCCGCCCGAACGTCATGATAAAGATCCCGGCCACCGAGGCTGGTATCGCCGCCATAGAGGAGGCCACCTCCCTGGGGATATCGGTGAACGCCACTTTGATATTCTCCTTAAATCAGTCTAGGAAGGTCAACCACGCCTATATAGGAGGTCTGGAAAAGCGGCTGGCAAGGGGAGAGGACGTCTCGTCGGTGCGGTCGGTGGCCTCTTTGTTCGTCAGCCGTCTCGACTCCGCCCTCGATCCGGTGCTTGAGGCCAAAGGCTTAGGGAATATGGTGACCTGTAGCGGCGTCGATAACGCCCGACTGGCCTACGCCGGCTGGAGGGAAGTTTTCTCCTCCTCCAGATGGGGAGCTTTGTCCGATAAAGGGGCCTGTCCTCAGAGGATGCTCTGGGCCAGCACCGGGACTAAAAGCGAGTCCTACCGGGATACCTTCTACGTGGAGGAGCTTATGGGGCCCTATACGGTGAACACCGTGCCTCCCGCTACCATGAGGGCCTTTATGGACCACGGGGTGGTGGAGGATCGGATAGGCAGAGATCTGGACGGTGCGGCGTCGAGGAGAGAGGGCATGGCCGATTCGGGTATAGATCTGGAGCAGGTTACCTCTTCCCTTATGGAGCAAGGGGTTTCCGCCTTTGTCTCCGCCTTTGACGATCTGATGGGTGCCATAAAGACGAAGGCTTCTTTAAGCTAG
- a CDS encoding diguanylate cyclase, translating into MTNRYSGKLRLRTHMMVLAFMLVICGISTFMVYRTLIKHNINEIERFGESMARFVLETVREPLRSGAHYSLQDISMGIKNIGSVVYFDVTDHNDRSYLAERGSIKGETFREFDQLAIDEDTFIMEKEISHKGEFLGSMTIAISAKAYRERTNQVFLEIASAIVLGLTVAGLLASAFIEKLLLMPMDQLADAADSIGEEHFVTLDLDRRKDEIGHLAKAFNRMSKTLEAKISERTKELSSANLKLQNEIIRRANLERELKKAASRDSLTGLLNRQSFEREVRSMDHALPISLILLDLDHFKLINDSYGHLAGDKVLKEVSRLVQRHTRGLRAKVCRWGGEEILIALQEPLDKAFSVAEELRGLIERSPDMAVPVVTASFGVIETSQGEGEQEAFERADRCLYRAKAQGRNRVFSAP; encoded by the coding sequence GTGACAAACCGTTACTCAGGTAAATTAAGGCTTAGAACTCATATGATGGTGCTGGCCTTTATGCTGGTCATATGTGGCATCTCCACCTTTATGGTGTATAGAACTCTGATAAAGCACAATATAAACGAAATCGAGCGATTTGGTGAGAGCATGGCCCGATTCGTCCTTGAGACGGTCAGAGAGCCACTCCGCTCCGGCGCCCATTACTCTCTCCAGGACATCTCCATGGGGATAAAGAACATAGGCAGCGTGGTCTATTTCGACGTCACCGACCATAACGACAGATCCTACCTCGCCGAAAGAGGTTCTATCAAGGGAGAGACCTTCAGGGAGTTCGACCAACTGGCGATAGATGAAGACACCTTTATCATGGAGAAAGAGATCTCCCACAAAGGGGAGTTCCTCGGCTCTATGACGATCGCAATATCAGCTAAAGCCTACAGGGAGAGGACTAACCAGGTCTTTCTGGAGATAGCCTCCGCAATAGTTCTAGGCCTCACCGTAGCGGGACTCCTAGCCTCAGCCTTTATAGAGAAGCTCCTGCTGATGCCCATGGATCAACTGGCTGATGCGGCGGACTCCATCGGAGAGGAACACTTTGTTACCCTAGACCTGGACAGAAGAAAGGACGAGATAGGACACCTGGCAAAAGCTTTCAACAGAATGAGCAAAACCCTGGAGGCCAAAATTTCCGAAAGGACGAAAGAGCTGTCTTCCGCCAACCTTAAACTACAAAACGAGATAATCAGGAGGGCAAATCTCGAAAGGGAACTAAAGAAGGCGGCGTCTCGGGATTCTCTTACCGGCCTCCTTAACAGACAGTCTTTCGAGAGAGAGGTCCGATCCATGGATCATGCTCTCCCGATCTCCCTAATACTCCTTGATCTGGACCATTTCAAGCTCATAAACGACAGCTACGGACACCTGGCGGGAGACAAGGTCCTGAAGGAGGTCTCAAGGCTTGTTCAGCGACACACCAGGGGACTGAGGGCAAAGGTCTGTCGTTGGGGTGGCGAGGAAATACTGATAGCCCTTCAGGAGCCGTTGGATAAAGCTTTCTCGGTAGCAGAGGAACTTAGAGGACTCATCGAACGTAGCCCCGATATGGCCGTACCGGTGGTCACCGCCAGCTTTGGCGTTATAGAGACCAGCCAAGGAGAGGGAGAACAAGAGGCCTTCGAGAGAGCTGACAGATGCCTTTATCGAGCAAAGGCACAGGGACGGAACAGGGTATTTTCCGCCCCTTAA
- a CDS encoding methyl-accepting chemotaxis protein — translation MRSWGLKAKLLGVIISVSFFAFALAVGILTYRARDMALESAYRIGEETSIRYGTQVSEYLGRALTHGRDLSVNMATLVSQGMADRDLGISLLRATVESNPQLLGAWAVFEPGAFDGKDDQYVGKPGHDGTGRFVPYLVRSEGSIILDPSVEYETSDYYLVPMKTGKPLIFDPAEWEVGGKMVMMTSLCVPVLLDGKTIGVVGVDIAMETFQALFASIKPFGTGYAGLLSDLGTYVAYPDKSLLGTTLSDSEAIAAVTGGKLFSRAVISTVTGDKVYETFQPVAVDRYGAPWSVQIALPYDMIYRDARSILFQGILVGCISLILLSGVILIFVGKVVRPVKVASALAERAKDGDLSISRDDFQTRSSDEVGLLADSLSSMIQGLRSMVVEITKEAQTVSDRSSSLAAFSQQSNASMEEIWASVEKVTAMADKNSAALSEGEASVQEVAESAQLTARSATEGAEASQKSSEENRKAVEKVVEAIGRIEEARSVSEESIGRIKSLGESVDSIGGFVGDITRIADQTNLLALNAAIEAARAGEAGRGFAVVADEVRKLAEESARSAENVGKIISLLQSSSQQSIEATERTGSILEGAMDTARSAQEQLGRAAEVAQVVNESIQSIAAVAEEQAASSEEMASSIDQIGRGNLETVRMIESIRDASEETARASESVSQEAQDVAKSAGAMMDLVRRFKLSEENSSIQLR, via the coding sequence ATGAGATCTTGGGGACTGAAAGCTAAGTTGCTCGGGGTGATAATCTCGGTATCCTTTTTTGCCTTTGCCTTGGCGGTAGGTATTCTGACCTATCGGGCCAGGGATATGGCTCTGGAGAGCGCCTACCGCATAGGGGAGGAGACCTCCATCCGCTACGGGACCCAGGTGTCCGAGTATCTGGGGAGGGCCTTGACCCACGGAAGGGACCTGTCGGTGAACATGGCGACCTTGGTCTCTCAGGGAATGGCGGACAGGGATCTGGGCATATCCCTCCTTAGGGCTACGGTGGAGTCCAACCCTCAGCTCTTAGGGGCCTGGGCTGTATTTGAGCCAGGGGCTTTCGACGGAAAGGACGACCAGTACGTCGGTAAGCCGGGCCACGATGGGACAGGGCGTTTTGTCCCCTACCTGGTTCGCTCCGAGGGCTCTATTATCCTTGACCCCTCGGTGGAGTACGAGACCTCGGACTATTATCTTGTTCCTATGAAGACCGGCAAGCCCCTCATCTTCGACCCTGCCGAGTGGGAGGTCGGAGGAAAGATGGTCATGATGACCTCCCTCTGTGTCCCCGTCCTCCTTGATGGTAAAACCATAGGAGTGGTTGGGGTGGATATAGCCATGGAGACCTTTCAGGCCCTGTTTGCGTCCATAAAGCCCTTTGGCACCGGCTACGCTGGCCTTCTGTCGGACCTTGGAACCTACGTGGCCTATCCCGATAAGTCGTTGTTAGGGACGACTTTAAGCGATTCGGAGGCTATCGCGGCGGTGACCGGAGGCAAGCTTTTCAGCCGTGCGGTGATCTCTACCGTAACAGGGGATAAGGTCTACGAGACCTTTCAGCCTGTGGCGGTCGACCGATACGGCGCTCCTTGGTCCGTGCAGATAGCCCTTCCTTACGACATGATCTACAGGGACGCCCGCTCCATCTTGTTTCAGGGTATCCTGGTCGGATGTATTTCCCTTATCCTGTTATCCGGGGTTATCCTGATCTTCGTGGGCAAGGTGGTTCGCCCGGTGAAGGTGGCCTCCGCTCTGGCGGAGAGGGCTAAAGATGGCGATCTGTCCATCTCCAGAGATGATTTTCAGACCCGATCTTCCGACGAGGTGGGCCTACTGGCGGACTCCCTCAGCTCGATGATCCAGGGGCTTAGGAGCATGGTGGTTGAGATAACTAAAGAGGCTCAGACCGTCTCCGATCGGTCCAGCTCTCTGGCGGCTTTCTCCCAGCAGTCCAACGCCTCGATGGAGGAGATATGGGCCTCCGTTGAGAAGGTGACAGCCATGGCGGATAAGAACTCCGCAGCCCTCTCGGAGGGAGAGGCGTCGGTGCAAGAGGTGGCGGAGAGCGCACAGCTGACCGCCCGGTCTGCCACCGAAGGGGCGGAGGCCTCTCAGAAGAGCTCTGAGGAGAACAGAAAGGCCGTCGAGAAGGTGGTGGAGGCAATAGGCCGTATTGAGGAGGCTAGGTCTGTCTCAGAGGAGAGCATCGGCAGGATAAAGAGCCTGGGAGAGTCGGTGGACTCTATCGGGGGTTTCGTAGGGGATATCACCAGGATAGCCGACCAGACCAACCTGCTGGCCCTGAACGCCGCTATAGAGGCGGCAAGGGCGGGAGAGGCGGGCCGAGGGTTCGCCGTCGTCGCCGACGAGGTCAGAAAGCTGGCTGAGGAATCCGCTCGCTCCGCGGAGAACGTGGGCAAGATCATATCCCTTCTCCAGTCCAGCTCTCAGCAGTCCATAGAGGCCACCGAAAGGACCGGCTCTATCCTCGAAGGTGCGATGGATACAGCCCGCTCCGCTCAGGAACAGCTGGGGAGGGCGGCGGAGGTAGCCCAGGTGGTCAACGAGTCCATTCAGAGCATCGCCGCTGTGGCGGAGGAGCAGGCGGCGTCCTCGGAGGAGATGGCTTCCTCTATAGATCAGATCGGCAGAGGAAACCTGGAGACCGTGAGGATGATAGAGTCGATCCGGGACGCATCGGAGGAGACAGCTAGGGCGTCGGAAAGCGTCTCTCAAGAGGCCCAGGATGTGGCTAAGAGTGCCGGGGCCATGATGGATCTGGTCAGGCGATTTAAGCTGTCCGAGGAAAACAGCTCGATACAGTTGAGGTAG
- a CDS encoding methyl-accepting chemotaxis protein, protein MKVLDRRRGMSVGVQVASVVGIMIALLLTVVVGVASVRAGRMLGRTIDDGGLGFIESLQVGVAQEIASLRRSNESFVNIIVQRLEGKRIFGNEDVIQVGDRQINKIFVMDNGLHPITGDQTMVEGWQAAMDSQFSIFQVTDEGLVRVSTTLTDQDGKLLLGGLFEKGSTVYKSTVENRGVYEEIVWLGGQPYAGCYKGVPDVDGNIRMVLFSGTSLKPVEDRVMAASLGEGSYGLVMDGEGSIVAHPKVDTGVKMKDSAPALWDACVASGVFSSSDPVALEYVFNGRNSRGYIQGIEGVPWFIMVVVNADLALAPVGAMQRGLLLWTLPLALLGLALLTWIVVKLVSPLKKVVAVADRVAEGDLSVEVNAVEGSRNEIDRVMVAFGHIIGEYRNLVTKVDGMNRQFAQGSRAMSDIADEVYRALGSVEGASKTVADMVDSIASSAEETNAGVEEVSSGVASSTQVVTDLSEKAQSVSENTLQGRKAVEDVTSGTSGAGAATSRVVQAIDELERSVGGITGFVNTIVTIADQTNLLALNAAIEAARAGEAGRGFAVVAEEVRKLAEESNHAASSIKSVIEKVQQDMSIAAKDTKEAGAMMEDLLRMSDQAASEIREAAEGVASMAEGIQSIAAASQEQSASTQEIARAVDMIASMLNSGSESAREMRTAGEVMAQKLKELEAIRKGQERRLDELKELTSGYRLESEKGLAEL, encoded by the coding sequence GTGAAGGTCTTGGATAGGCGTCGTGGAATGTCGGTAGGAGTGCAGGTGGCGTCGGTGGTGGGGATTATGATCGCCCTGCTTTTAACGGTGGTGGTGGGGGTGGCGTCGGTTCGCGCCGGCAGGATGCTAGGGCGTACTATCGACGACGGAGGGCTGGGGTTCATCGAGAGCCTTCAAGTCGGTGTCGCCCAGGAGATAGCTAGTCTGAGGAGGTCCAACGAGTCTTTCGTCAATATCATAGTCCAGAGGCTCGAGGGGAAGAGGATTTTCGGAAACGAAGACGTTATCCAGGTGGGCGACAGGCAGATCAATAAGATCTTCGTCATGGACAACGGTCTTCACCCTATAACCGGCGATCAGACCATGGTCGAGGGATGGCAGGCCGCTATGGACTCACAGTTCTCTATTTTCCAGGTCACCGATGAGGGACTGGTCAGAGTATCCACGACCTTGACGGACCAGGACGGAAAGCTCCTCCTAGGAGGCCTTTTTGAAAAGGGCAGCACGGTGTATAAGAGCACCGTCGAGAATAGAGGGGTTTACGAGGAGATAGTGTGGCTCGGAGGACAGCCCTACGCAGGATGTTATAAAGGGGTGCCCGACGTGGACGGTAATATCCGAATGGTTCTGTTCTCAGGAACTTCTCTGAAGCCCGTGGAGGACAGGGTTATGGCCGCCAGCCTAGGCGAGGGAAGCTACGGCCTGGTTATGGACGGCGAGGGCTCTATCGTCGCCCATCCTAAAGTCGACACCGGCGTGAAGATGAAAGACAGCGCTCCCGCTCTGTGGGACGCCTGCGTGGCAAGCGGGGTTTTCTCCTCTTCTGACCCTGTGGCGCTGGAGTATGTTTTTAACGGCAGAAACTCTAGAGGATATATACAAGGCATAGAGGGAGTTCCCTGGTTTATCATGGTGGTGGTAAACGCAGATCTGGCCCTGGCTCCTGTCGGCGCTATGCAAAGAGGGCTTCTCCTCTGGACCCTGCCTCTGGCCTTACTGGGCCTTGCGCTGTTGACCTGGATAGTGGTCAAGCTGGTGTCCCCTCTAAAGAAGGTGGTTGCCGTCGCCGACCGGGTCGCTGAGGGCGACCTTTCGGTAGAGGTAAACGCGGTTGAGGGGAGCCGAAACGAGATAGATCGGGTGATGGTGGCCTTCGGACACATAATAGGTGAGTACCGTAACCTTGTGACCAAGGTAGACGGAATGAACCGCCAGTTCGCCCAGGGATCTCGGGCAATGAGCGATATAGCTGACGAGGTTTACAGGGCTCTAGGTTCGGTGGAGGGAGCGTCTAAGACCGTTGCGGATATGGTGGACTCTATAGCATCTTCCGCCGAGGAGACCAACGCCGGGGTGGAGGAGGTCTCCTCCGGAGTTGCCAGCTCCACCCAGGTGGTCACAGATCTGAGCGAAAAGGCCCAATCGGTGTCGGAAAACACGTTACAAGGCCGTAAGGCCGTCGAGGACGTTACATCCGGAACCTCCGGAGCCGGTGCAGCCACCTCCAGGGTGGTTCAGGCTATCGATGAGTTGGAAAGGTCCGTAGGCGGCATCACCGGTTTCGTTAACACCATAGTGACTATAGCCGACCAGACCAATCTGCTGGCTCTGAACGCAGCAATAGAGGCGGCACGGGCGGGAGAGGCGGGCAGAGGCTTCGCCGTGGTGGCGGAAGAGGTCAGAAAGCTGGCGGAGGAGAGCAATCACGCCGCTTCGAGCATCAAGAGCGTTATAGAGAAGGTTCAGCAGGATATGTCCATCGCCGCCAAAGATACCAAGGAGGCGGGGGCCATGATGGAGGATCTTCTTCGCATGTCCGATCAGGCGGCGTCGGAGATCAGGGAGGCAGCAGAAGGTGTGGCGTCTATGGCGGAGGGCATTCAGTCTATAGCCGCGGCGTCTCAGGAACAGTCCGCCAGTACCCAGGAAATAGCTAGAGCGGTGGATATGATAGCCTCTATGTTAAACAGCGGCAGCGAGTCCGCAAGGGAAATGAGGACAGCAGGAGAGGTTATGGCCCAGAAGCTGAAGGAGCTTGAGGCCATAAGGAAGGGCCAGGAGAGGAGACTGGATGAACTGAAGGAGCTTACCTCCGGCTACAGATTGGAGTCGGAAAAAGGTCTGGCGGAGCTCTAG
- a CDS encoding hemolysin family protein, translating into MAGGTIFSFIVAFGILFALSAFFSATDTAYSSVNKIRLRRFIEEERPGAQTAMELAKDFNRTISAILIGGNIVDILITSIATAVLTAMFGPIGAVYATVLMTILIILFGEIMPKALVKDRAESFALFVAPMVKFFVKMLNPICWFTTKVTVAMRKGRGGLEPIPSVTHDELLGIVDTMGEEGELPASERELVENSVNFNGLEVWEVQTPRVDLFAIDIEDDPVKVTGLILANHYSRIPVYEGSVDNIVGVLYEKDYLASVIAGEKPDIKKLMRRPILIAGSASLMDSLKILRSSHTHMAVVLDEYGGTSGIVTLEDLLEELVGELYDEHDDIKENVTKIEENVYMANGDIYLRQLFENFLKYPDIPETESTTLSGWLLEGFKTLPEPGAEITWENLRFQVAKLSGQRIQKVRIFREKIEKPPQEDYQGE; encoded by the coding sequence ATGGCAGGCGGCACAATATTCAGCTTTATAGTGGCCTTTGGGATCCTCTTCGCCCTCTCGGCCTTCTTCTCGGCCACCGACACGGCCTACTCCAGCGTAAACAAGATTCGACTCAGAAGGTTCATAGAGGAGGAAAGGCCAGGAGCCCAGACGGCCATGGAACTAGCGAAGGACTTTAACCGGACCATATCGGCGATCCTAATAGGGGGGAACATCGTCGACATTCTGATAACTTCCATAGCCACAGCGGTTCTAACCGCCATGTTCGGACCTATCGGCGCGGTCTACGCCACCGTCCTCATGACCATACTGATAATCCTGTTCGGCGAGATCATGCCAAAAGCGCTGGTCAAGGACAGGGCCGAGTCCTTCGCCCTCTTCGTGGCACCGATGGTAAAGTTCTTCGTCAAAATGCTCAACCCTATATGCTGGTTCACCACCAAGGTAACCGTGGCGATGAGAAAAGGCAGAGGAGGATTGGAGCCAATCCCTAGCGTCACCCACGACGAGCTACTGGGAATAGTGGACACGATGGGAGAGGAAGGGGAGCTTCCGGCGTCGGAGAGGGAGCTAGTCGAGAACTCGGTCAACTTCAACGGCCTGGAGGTCTGGGAGGTCCAGACCCCGAGGGTAGACCTTTTCGCCATAGACATAGAGGATGACCCTGTCAAGGTAACCGGCCTTATCCTAGCGAACCACTACTCCCGTATACCGGTCTATGAGGGATCGGTGGACAACATAGTGGGAGTCCTGTACGAGAAGGACTACCTGGCATCTGTTATAGCGGGGGAAAAACCGGACATAAAAAAGCTCATGAGACGGCCTATACTCATAGCGGGCAGCGCAAGTCTGATGGACAGCCTGAAGATTCTCCGGTCTAGCCACACCCACATGGCGGTGGTGCTGGACGAATACGGCGGGACATCGGGAATAGTGACGTTAGAGGACCTGCTGGAAGAGCTGGTAGGAGAGCTCTACGACGAACACGACGACATAAAGGAAAACGTGACGAAGATAGAGGAAAACGTCTACATGGCTAACGGGGACATCTACCTGAGACAGCTTTTCGAGAACTTTCTCAAATATCCCGACATACCGGAAACCGAGTCGACCACCCTCAGCGGATGGCTACTGGAGGGATTCAAGACCCTCCCTGAGCCTGGAGCGGAGATAACCTGGGAAAACCTCCGATTTCAGGTCGCAAAGCTATCGGGACAGAGAATCCAGAAGGTGAGGATATTCAGGGAAAAAATCGAGAAACCGCCTCAGGAGGACTACCAAGGAGAATAG
- a CDS encoding sulfite exporter TauE/SafE family protein — MVLGGVAIFAGSVVQGCAGFAFSLVAAPFLLFFLPQQVVIPMLVLVSLGLNVMVLKDCWGSLDFRKVLPILAGGVLTLPVGIWILTALDPRSFRLFVGGFIVLVSLVMMSGWRKPLPYRLWALLPIGLVSGVLNGSLSMSGPPVVLFLSNQGVDKDEFRANLAAYFLSLNLFTIGLYLYRGVLTGQVMMVTGAYVPVLLLGTWIGIKGAKLLPERVFRKMTLLLIAATGSVMVLSNI; from the coding sequence ATGGTCTTAGGCGGGGTGGCTATATTCGCCGGCAGCGTGGTTCAGGGCTGTGCTGGCTTCGCCTTTTCCCTGGTAGCCGCCCCTTTCCTCCTGTTTTTTCTTCCTCAGCAGGTGGTCATCCCTATGTTGGTGCTGGTGAGTTTAGGGCTCAACGTGATGGTCTTAAAGGATTGCTGGGGCTCTCTGGATTTCAGGAAGGTGCTGCCTATCCTGGCTGGAGGGGTTTTGACCCTGCCGGTAGGCATATGGATACTCACCGCCCTCGATCCCCGTTCCTTTCGGCTGTTCGTAGGGGGATTTATCGTTTTGGTCTCTCTGGTAATGATGTCGGGATGGAGGAAGCCACTGCCCTACAGGCTGTGGGCTCTCCTCCCTATAGGGCTGGTGAGCGGTGTCTTGAACGGCAGTCTCTCTATGAGCGGTCCTCCGGTGGTGCTTTTTCTGTCCAATCAGGGGGTCGATAAGGATGAGTTCAGGGCAAACCTGGCGGCCTACTTCCTCTCCCTCAACCTGTTTACCATAGGGTTGTACCTCTATCGGGGCGTCCTTACCGGCCAGGTCATGATGGTGACCGGGGCCTACGTGCCGGTGTTGCTACTAGGGACCTGGATCGGCATCAAGGGAGCCAAGCTCCTTCCTGAGAGGGTTTTCAGAAAGATGACCCTCCTTCTCATAGCAGCTACGGGCTCGGTGATGGTGCTGTCTAATATATAA
- a CDS encoding methyl-accepting chemotaxis protein codes for MKISTKLTGGFLLVAMICGIVGVSGYRGLVKVSGVVEELAAVRMEGMNIVSLIHSEQLKIAEDCAQLIQEGLPPDRRLVLYGDIFDRFGKAESLIGRFAALPKSKMEQQAWDGFGPAWSGWKDGVDGFLALCGKMDELGIASPTLFKAELAVLLALHEDWVIDLSEAIVTQTPFMGQLDHTKCNLGLFLASFDLNNSRLKDVFKLMNLEHQKIHKGADFINKLVGQKGRVSDDMLRERLEMAYVSRILSPLSVMRRLFKNASEVADHSVTVYGEMANFYRGEMAFAQEAVAAAMDQVISVNQRETIASVNSGREVASGAIKTSSVAVLVGIVLALGLGFILSRSVTSPIKSVIRFAQRGRDGDLTVDRSDFNVGSSGEMNSMAEALSEMMERQRDVVRQILDRSGQFSDGAGTLAALAEEMNASMTEVQNAVDKVAELAEAGAASLQQSSAGIQEIAAGSERAAKSAQDAADAGESSRKSTNDAVSQMAKTIDDVQGLGDQTARTKDNISDLATSVESIVKFVSTITTIADQTNLLALNAAIEAARAGEAGRGFAVVAEEVRKLAEESAKAAQEVEKLIDSLIDKARKSVTVAEETESMVDGVVARAEQAREKLGSVLEQVDRAAEAIGEIAQVAESQSKSSQEMASAIESVSRTIVDVSDMMDNVRTATDETARASGGVSDEAQMMSSRSDELVDLVKAFKVDREGGLAPVERS; via the coding sequence TTGAAAATATCCACAAAACTTACAGGAGGGTTCCTCCTGGTAGCTATGATCTGCGGGATCGTCGGGGTGTCGGGATACCGAGGTCTGGTAAAGGTGTCCGGCGTGGTGGAAGAGCTGGCGGCGGTTAGGATGGAGGGGATGAACATAGTCTCCCTCATTCACTCCGAGCAGCTTAAGATAGCCGAGGACTGTGCCCAGCTAATTCAGGAGGGCCTCCCTCCCGATCGCCGTCTGGTCCTATACGGAGACATTTTCGACCGTTTCGGTAAGGCGGAGTCGCTTATAGGCCGTTTTGCCGCCCTCCCTAAATCCAAGATGGAACAGCAGGCATGGGACGGTTTTGGCCCTGCCTGGAGCGGCTGGAAGGACGGGGTAGACGGGTTTTTGGCCCTCTGTGGAAAGATGGACGAGCTTGGTATAGCGAGCCCGACCCTTTTTAAGGCGGAGCTGGCGGTGCTTTTAGCCCTTCACGAGGACTGGGTCATAGACCTGAGCGAGGCGATCGTCACCCAGACTCCCTTTATGGGGCAGCTCGATCACACTAAGTGTAATCTGGGTCTGTTCTTAGCAAGTTTTGATTTAAATAACTCTAGGTTAAAAGATGTATTCAAGTTGATGAATCTCGAACATCAAAAGATCCACAAAGGAGCGGACTTCATAAACAAGCTGGTCGGCCAGAAGGGACGGGTCTCCGACGATATGCTTCGGGAGAGGCTGGAGATGGCCTACGTCAGCCGGATTCTCTCCCCCCTCTCGGTCATGAGGAGGCTCTTTAAAAACGCCTCGGAGGTGGCGGATCACTCGGTTACGGTCTACGGAGAGATGGCGAACTTCTACCGAGGAGAGATGGCCTTCGCTCAGGAGGCGGTGGCCGCCGCTATGGATCAGGTTATATCGGTAAACCAGAGGGAGACCATCGCCTCGGTGAACTCGGGCAGAGAGGTGGCTTCCGGTGCCATAAAGACCTCCTCCGTGGCGGTCCTCGTGGGCATAGTTCTGGCTCTGGGTTTAGGCTTTATCCTCTCCAGAAGCGTGACCTCTCCGATAAAGTCGGTTATCCGGTTTGCCCAAAGGGGCAGAGACGGAGACCTCACCGTGGACAGGTCCGACTTTAACGTAGGTAGCTCCGGGGAGATGAACTCCATGGCTGAGGCCCTGTCGGAGATGATGGAACGGCAGAGGGATGTGGTTCGTCAGATCCTTGATCGGTCCGGTCAGTTTTCCGACGGAGCGGGGACTTTGGCGGCTCTGGCGGAGGAGATGAACGCCTCTATGACGGAGGTCCAAAACGCCGTGGATAAGGTGGCGGAGCTGGCGGAGGCCGGAGCCGCTTCTTTGCAGCAGTCCTCCGCAGGGATACAGGAGATAGCCGCAGGCTCCGAGAGGGCGGCTAAGTCCGCTCAGGATGCCGCCGATGCCGGTGAGAGTTCCAGAAAAAGCACCAACGATGCGGTATCACAGATGGCCAAGACCATCGACGATGTCCAGGGACTAGGCGATCAGACCGCCAGGACCAAAGACAATATCTCAGATCTGGCTACGTCGGTGGAGTCTATAGTCAAGTTCGTCAGCACCATAACCACTATAGCGGACCAGACCAACCTTCTGGCCCTGAACGCCGCCATAGAGGCAGCTCGGGCAGGTGAGGCTGGCAGAGGCTTTGCGGTGGTGGCGGAGGAGGTCCGTAAGCTGGCGGAGGAGTCCGCTAAGGCCGCTCAGGAGGTCGAGAAGCTGATAGACAGCCTCATAGATAAGGCCCGTAAGTCGGTGACGGTGGCGGAGGAGACCGAGTCCATGGTGGATGGGGTGGTCGCACGGGCGGAGCAGGCAAGGGAGAAGCTCGGATCGGTCCTTGAGCAAGTGGACAGGGCGGCGGAGGCCATCGGCGAGATAGCCCAGGTAGCTGAGTCCCAGTCCAAGTCCAGCCAGGAGATGGCCTCGGCAATAGAGTCGGTATCCCGTACTATCGTCGATGTATCCGATATGATGGATAACGTCAGAACCGCTACCGATGAGACAGCCAGAGCCTCCGGTGGGGTCTCCGACGAGGCCCAGATGATGTCAAGCCGGTCCGACGAGCTTGTGGATCTGGTGAAGGCCTTTAAGGTGGACAGAGAGGGGGGCTTGGCCCCTGTGGAGCGATCCTGA